The genomic stretch CGACTTGATCATGACGCTCATGCTTCCGTTTAAAATCCTCTCAGACGCGCACCTCGGACCCTGGCAGCTCAGAGCCTTTGTGTGTCGTTTCTCTGCCGTCGTCTTTTATGAGACCATGTATGTGGGCATCACACTGCTGGGGCTCATAGCCTTTGACAGGTTCCTCAAGATCATCAGACCTTTTGGAAAATTCTTCGTACAAAAACCTGCTTTTGCAAAAGTGGTCTCAACCCTCATCTGGCTCTTTTtgttcctcctctccctgccaaATATGATCTTAAGCAACAAGGAAGCAACACCGTCATCTGTGAAAAAGTGTGCCTCCTTAAAGGGTCCTCTTGGGCTGAAATGGCATGAAGTGgtgaactacatttcccagtccATTTTCTGGACTGTTTTTGTCCTAATGCTTCTATGCTATATGGTGATTGCAAAAAAGGTATACAATTCTTATAGAAAGTCCAAGAGGAAGGGCAGCAAAAACAGCAAAAGGCTTGAAGGTAAAGTATTTGTTGTCGTGGCTGTCTTCTTTGTGTGTTTCGCTCCATTTCATTTCGTCAGAGTCCCATATACTCACAGTCAAACCAACCGTAAGACTGACTGTCGATTGCAAAATCAACTGTTTCTAGCTAAAGAAACCACCCTTTTTTTGGCAGCAACTAACATTTGCATGGATCccttaatatatatattcttatgtaAAAAATTCACAGAGAGGCTACCATGTATGAAAGGGAGAAAGATTGCAGCATCCACCCAGGAAAATCCTACGAGTCAGTCAGACAATATAACCCTAAGCTGATAACTTTATCATGGTTAACGATTGACTGACAAGACTTCAAAAGACAATTTACTTGGAAATCAAATGTAAGCAGTGAAAGAAAAGATGGCTTCGAGCAAATGCTTTCTTACATTTTACTATCCTCGCGTACAGAAaggattatataaattttaattccaCGTAGATCTATTCATAAGCCGAAATGAAGTATCCGTAAGAGAATGCAACGGGAAGCAAACAGCCACTAGAAGTCACCTTTTCAAGAGTGTTCACTTACACTTTGGAAAAGATTTATCGTGGGGAAATGTATATTCCTAAAAATACATATCttctaattatgaaaaatacatTCCTCCACTCTAAAACACCTCACATTCTTCTGCACATGTAATTCAAACAATGCTACTGCTTTTGTATCCCACCtgctgatttaaaaagaaaaaaacccgaAAAACCCACCTTGTGAGTCCTTTGGTGAAAACTGTGGCTAGAGGTTGAAAGGGATGCTAGATGTAAAGCGTCTGGGGAATAGGTCAGAAAGCCCAGATACCTGGTGAAGGCGCTTCTTCTTAGAGTTACAAACAGCCTCTTCCCCAGTACGCAGCTACACCATAGGAGGCACGAGCAGCATTACTAAGCCACATAAAACATTGTACTGTAACACTTCGCTTCCATCCTGAGTGTGTACAAATTCAAGGGCAAGAATACTGTATTCTGATTCTTTGGAATCGCCCCTCTGCCCAGCAAATACTCTAACGGTGGTTGAATATTCCACCTACTCAGCAAAGCCTTCCTGGGCCAGCACCTCCATGCTCCTTCCTCATGTCTCTGGGTGAAAATAATTACCTCTTCCACTGCTTGGGTGTGTTAGGGCCCTCAATGCCGAGTTCCTTTTACTAGcttgctgtattcttttttttttttttaatagatttatttatttatctttgactgcactgggtcttcgttgctgtgagcgggctttctctagttacggcgagtggaggctactcttcgttgtggtgcgggggcttctcactgcggtggcgtctcgttgcggagcatgggctctaggcacgcgggcttcagtagttgtggcacgcgggcttcagtagtcgtggctcacgggctcagtagttgtggcccgcgggctctagagcgcaggctcagtagttgtggcgcgtgggcttagttgctccacggcatgtgggatcttcccagaccagggctcgaatccgtgtcccctgcattggcaggcagattcttatctactgtgccaccagggaagtccctagcttgCTGTATTCTTGACTGCAACCTCCAAAGATGGTTAGGATTTTTTAAGAAAGACAACATATTTTGAAGACAGAAAATATGTCATGTTTTTTTGGTATCTCCCACAGTACTTCCCACAGAGGATAAATTACAAATGTCTTAAATAGAATATGTCATCGTCATGCCATTCTTGGTACACATATAGATAGAACTGCTGACCCACGATCAGTAACATCTATACTGGGAAATTTTTAGAGGATGGTGACCTACTTGTACTTATTTACCTCCATATGTTTTCCTGAATCCCTCTGTCGTTCAAAAAAGAGCTGCTAAAGTATGTTTATCTGGAATTGTAGATGCTGATTTGCACCTTCTAGATAAAATGTACAAAGGAGTAGTCATGCTCTGTAGAAGTGCCACTAGTTCCAATACAACCATCAGACTGTGAACTCCAGGCCTCTTTCCATGGCCTCAAAGGCCCTGAAGGCCCTGGATCTTGTCCACCTTTCTGGCCTTTTTTCCTAAGCATTCTTCCATCCTTGGAAATTCATACTCTTGTGTAAGTTTATAATTATCAGAAAATGCCATGCTCCTTTTTTGCCCCCATGTCATTGCACTTGCAAATTTCCCTCTGACTCACCAAGAAAACTCTTATCCATCCGTGGAACCCTAAGTTGCCATCACTTAAACCATGAAATCTCATCTGGCTAAATTCCCACCACCACCTCAAATCCAATCACTCCATCATCTGTGTGTTGTCACACCTCAGTTATTATAATGATCACACTGCTTTGTAACTACTGGCTCATACATGTATCAACTCTTTTCATACCTTATGTGTACTTTTGAGAACAGAAATTGTGTCTCATTgtgcaatcaataaatatttgataaaatgccAAACTGGCTTTATTTTTACATACTAGAGAAGCAAAAGGGAAGCCAATTTTCACTGATGTTTTTCTTATCAAATGATAATATAAACTTCTTGAAAGCTCAAGCTCTTTTTAGTTGGTCTCCTATACATGTACACAGGGGCCTGGGAAGTGTGGGTGTTCTTGGGTTCACTAGTGAATGACCGGGAAGGAAGCAGGATTATTAAACAGTACACGTATAGCTTGGGGGCTAACGTCTATCATCATTTCAGTTTTAAAGCTATTGACAAAATGCTTTAGCTATGTATTGTCGGTTTTGGTTAAGTAAAATTTGTAACTGTAGCATATTACCATCACCAAAACTCTTAGAAAGTACTTTGACATCTGATTTTCATTtgctaaaataaaagaattaagtcATGATAACTATTAGAGATGTCACTAAATCCATGTTACCTTTACTGAGTACATTATACAATCATGAGCAGACTCTAATAATGTATAAGTAACTGCATCTAAGCCACATTTCAAACTATGCTTGGGAATATGACCCATGTATTTCAGCTCTAATAATACTTTCAAAATACACTGAATGGATATagataatgaatataattttGGGGAAAGATCTTTCAAGATAAAATTTCAATAGGAAATGTGTCCACCACAAAtgcaaatatttcattaaattataataatattacagTCAAAAGCAGAGTTCCTGACgtgtaaaatgaaataatctaCCAAGAACTTAGAGAAGAGTCAGCttaaaatcacattcacagaatgaAGAACAACTATTTGAGGAGAGCTTCCCAGACTAGCAATCACAAATACTAAAATCTAGAATACTTACAGAATGGGGAACTATACCATAGCCATTAATGAGACATAGAAGCgagggaaaagtggaaaaaaacatTAGTAGCTTTGGTAAAGTCTGTAAGCTCAGAGCACAATTAAGGGCTTCTGTCAAAAGCTAAACTGTCATCATTTTGACTGGATAAGGCCTTCCAAATACCCCTGATGCAGGAGAAGTGGGAGAGGATATTGTCCCATGCAGAATTAGTCTTCAGAAACCAAGAGAAATTACTGTAAAAGGGGAAGgaattctgcccattttttgattgggttgtttgctgtGATGgtattaagctgcatgagttgtttgtaaattttggagactaatcccttgtcagtcacatcatttgcaaatattttctcccaatctgtgggttgtcttttcattttgtttatggtttccttcgttgtgcaaaagcttttgagtttaattaggtcccatttgttatttttatttccattactctgggagacaaATCAAAaaacattgctgtgatttatgtcagagagtgctctgcctaggttttcctctaagagttttatagtgtccagtctcacatttaggtctttaatcctctttgagtttatttttgtgtatggtattagagaatattctagtttcattctgttacatgtagctgtccagttttcccagcaccatttattgaagagactgtctttcccccattgtatagtcttgcctcccttgtcatagattaattgaccacaggtgcatgggtttatttctgggctttctatcctgttccattgatgtattttttatgttctgtgccagtaccattactGTTtttatgactgtagctttgtagaatagtctgaagtcagggagcctgattcctccagctccttttttctttctcaagattcctttggctatttggggtcttttgtgtttccatacaaactgtgaaattttttgttctagttctgtgaaaaatgccattggtaatttgatagggattgcactgaatctgtagattgccttgggtagtacagttattttgacaatattgattcttccaatccaagaacatggtatatgtctgtGTGGTCTgtgatttgtttcatcagtgtcttataattttcagagtacaggtcttttgtctctttaggtaggtttattcctaggtattttattctttttgatgagatcATAAATGGGAtcgtttcttgaatttctctctctgatcATTCACTGttagtgtagagaaatgcaacgtataaatagacatttctccaaagaagacatacagatggccaagaggcacatgacaAGGTGTTCAACATcgctgttagagaaatgcaaatcaaaactacaataagatatcacctcacaccagtcaaaatagcTACcaacaaaaaatccacaaataataaatgttgaagagggtgtgaagagaagggaaccctcctacactgttggtgggaatgtacattggtacaaccactatggagaacagtatgagggttccttaaaaacctaaaagtagagctgccatatgatcctgcaatcccactcctgggcatatatccagacaaaaacatggtctgaaaggatacatgcaccccaatgttcactgcagcactgtttacaatagccaagacatggaagcaacctaaatgtccatcgacagatgactggataaagaagatgtgatacatatatacaatggaatattactcagccattaaaaagaatgaaataatgccatttgcagcaacatggatggaccctaaagattgtcacactgagtgaagtcagacagggaaagagaaatagtgtatgatatcacttatatgcagaatctaaaaagaaatgatacaaatgaacttatttacaaaacagaaacagactcacacagtTAGAGaactaacttatggttaccaggggtgatgggtgggttgggggagggatagactgggagtttgggattgacatgtacacactgctatatttaaaatggggaactcaatattatgtaacaagctaaacgggaaaagaatttgaaaaaggatagatacatgtatatgtataactgaatcactttgctgtacacctgaaactatcacaacattgttaatcaactatactccaatataaaatgaaaagttaaaaaaa from Pseudorca crassidens isolate mPseCra1 chromosome 5, mPseCra1.hap1, whole genome shotgun sequence encodes the following:
- the P2RY13 gene encoding P2Y purinoceptor 13, with protein sequence MNDTVMKGFNGSERCPRDMQAAHLVFPAIYTVVFFLGTLLNTLALWVFIHIPSSSTFIVYLKNTLVADLIMTLMLPFKILSDAHLGPWQLRAFVCRFSAVVFYETMYVGITLLGLIAFDRFLKIIRPFGKFFVQKPAFAKVVSTLIWLFLFLLSLPNMILSNKEATPSSVKKCASLKGPLGLKWHEVVNYISQSIFWTVFVLMLLCYMVIAKKVYNSYRKSKRKGSKNSKRLEGKVFVVVAVFFVCFAPFHFVRVPYTHSQTNRKTDCRLQNQLFLAKETTLFLAATNICMDPLIYIFLCKKFTERLPCMKGRKIAASTQENPTSQSDNITLS